A genomic stretch from Theropithecus gelada isolate Dixy chromosome 2, Tgel_1.0, whole genome shotgun sequence includes:
- the LOC112619242 gene encoding LIM and SH3 domain protein 1 isoform X1 — protein MNPNCARCGKIVYPTEKVNCLDKFWHKACFHCETCKMTLNMKNYKGYEKKPYCNAHYPKQSFTMVADTPENLRLKQQSELQSQVRYKEEFEKNKGKGFSVVADTPELQRIKKTQDQISNIKYHEEFEKSRMGPSGGEGMEPERRDSQESSSYRRPPEQQQPHHIPTSAPVYQQPQQQPVAQSYGGYKEPAAPVSIQRSAPGGGGKRYRAVYDYSAADEDEVSFQDGDTIINVQQIDDGWMYGTVERTGDTGMLPANYVEAI, from the coding sequence ATGAACCCCAACTGTGCCCGGTGCGGCAAGATCGTGTATCCCACGGAGAAGGTGAACTGTCTGGATAAGTTCTGGCATAAAGCATGCTTCCATTGCGAGACTTGCAAGATGACACTGAACATGAAGAACTACAAGGGCTACGAGAAGAAGCCCTACTGCAACGCACACTACCCCAAGCAGTCCTTCACCATGGTGGCTGACACCCCGGAAAACCTTCGCCTCAAGCAACAGAGTGAGCTCCAGAGTCAGGTGCGCTACAAGGAGGAGTTTGAGAAGAACAAGGGCAAAGGCTTCAGCGTGGTGGCAGACACGCCCGAGCTCCAGAGAATCAAGAAGACCCAGGACCAGATCAGTAACATAAAATACCATGAGGAGTTTGAGAAGAGCCGCATGGGCCCTAGCGGGGGCGAGGGCATGGAGCCAGAGCGCCGGGATTCCCAGGAAAGCAGCAGCTACCGGCGGCCCCCGGAGCAGCAGCAGCCTCACCACATCCCGACCAGTGCCCCGGTTTACCAGCAGCCCCAGCAGCAGCCGGTGGCCCAGTCCTATGGTGGCTACAAGGAGCCGGCAGCCCCAGTCTCCATACAGCGCAGCGCCCCAGGTGGTGGCGGGAAGCGGTACCGCGCGGTGTATGACTACAGCGCCGCCGACGAGGACGAGGTCTCCTTCCAGGACGGTGACACCATCATCAACGTGCAGCAGATCGACGACGGCTGGATGTACGGGACGGTGGAGCGCACCGGCGACACGGGGATGCTGCCGGCCAACTACGTGGAGGCCATCTGA
- the LOC112619242 gene encoding LIM and SH3 domain protein 1 isoform X2, which translates to MLPLRDLQDDTEHEELQGLREEALLQRTLPQAVRYKEEFEKNKGKGFSVVADTPELQRIKKTQDQISNIKYHEEFEKSRMGPSGGEGMEPERRDSQESSSYRRPPEQQQPHHIPTSAPVYQQPQQQPVAQSYGGYKEPAAPVSIQRSAPGGGGKRYRAVYDYSAADEDEVSFQDGDTIINVQQIDDGWMYGTVERTGDTGMLPANYVEAI; encoded by the exons ATGCTTCCATTGCGAGACTTGCAAGATGACACTGAACATGAAGAACTACAAGGGCTACGAGAAGAAGCCCTACTGCAACGCACACTACCCCAAGCA GTGCGCTACAAGGAGGAGTTTGAGAAGAACAAGGGCAAAGGCTTCAGCGTGGTGGCAGACACGCCCGAGCTCCAGAGAATCAAGAAGACCCAGGACCAGATCAGTAACATAAAATACCATGAGGAGTTTGAGAAGAGCCGCATGGGCCCTAGCGGGGGCGAGGGCATGGAGCCAGAGCGCCGGGATTCCCAGGAAAGCAGCAGCTACCGGCGGCCCCCGGAGCAGCAGCAGCCTCACCACATCCCGACCAGTGCCCCGGTTTACCAGCAGCCCCAGCAGCAGCCGGTGGCCCAGTCCTATGGTGGCTACAAGGAGCCGGCAGCCCCAGTCTCCATACAGCGCAGCGCCCCAGGTGGTGGCGGGAAGCGGTACCGCGCGGTGTATGACTACAGCGCCGCCGACGAGGACGAGGTCTCCTTCCAGGACGGTGACACCATCATCAACGTGCAGCAGATCGACGACGGCTGGATGTACGGGACGGTGGAGCGCACCGGCGACACGGGGATGCTGCCGGCCAACTACGTGGAGGCCATCTGA